Proteins found in one Microbacterium sp. LWS13-1.2 genomic segment:
- a CDS encoding DUF3145 domain-containing protein encodes MATQKARGVIFIHSAPRALCPHLEWAVGRALGRAVSFDWIDQPVLIGSRRAEFYWEGAAGTGSALATAIRGWEHLRFEVTEDPTPRSDGGRWLHTPGLGIHYAQTDTAGNVVIGEDRIRYAMEIAGSDAFELRRELDVALGAAWDEELEPFRHASDDAPVVWLHKVG; translated from the coding sequence ATGGCGACACAAAAAGCGCGTGGGGTGATCTTCATCCACTCCGCGCCACGGGCGTTGTGCCCGCACCTCGAGTGGGCGGTCGGCCGAGCACTGGGCCGAGCGGTCAGCTTCGACTGGATCGATCAGCCTGTCCTCATCGGCAGCCGCCGCGCCGAGTTCTACTGGGAGGGCGCCGCCGGCACCGGTTCGGCTCTGGCGACGGCCATCCGCGGCTGGGAGCACCTGCGCTTCGAAGTCACGGAGGATCCCACGCCCCGCAGCGACGGCGGCCGCTGGCTGCACACGCCGGGCCTCGGCATCCACTACGCCCAGACCGATACCGCCGGCAACGTCGTCATCGGCGAGGACCGCATCCGCTACGCGATGGAGATCGCCGGCAGCGACGCCTTCGAGCTGCGGCGAGAACTGGATGTCGCGCTCGGCGCCGCATGGGACGAAGAGCTCGAGCCGTTCCGGCACGCGAGCGACGACGCGCCCGTCGTCTGGTTGCACAAGGTCGGCTGA
- a CDS encoding beta-ketoacyl-[acyl-carrier-protein] synthase family protein, protein MSNSRIVVTGIGASSPLGGTAPESWSALLEGVSGARTLEHDWVEKYQLPVTFAAEAKVRPDTVLERPIAKRLDPSSQFALVAAMEAWADAGSPEIEPERLGVDFATGIGGLHTLLDGWDTLREKGPRRVLPMTVPMLMPNAAAGNLSLHFNARAYARTVASACASSTESIVNAIEHIRAGYADVVIAGGTESVIHPVTIAAFSSMQALSRRNDDPPTASRPCSVDRDGFVMGEGAAVLILETEEHARARGAKIYAVAAGGGVTADSYHITANDPEGLGASRAVRLALEMAGASADDVTHINAHATSTPVGDPNEYTALRSVFGDRIDEIPVSATKASTGHLLGGTGALEAIFTVLALQDRVAPPTINLTTQDPEVPFRISGTPTPLGDGPHLAISNSFGFGGHNAVAAFASI, encoded by the coding sequence ATGAGCAACTCCCGCATCGTCGTCACCGGCATCGGCGCATCGTCGCCGCTCGGCGGCACGGCACCCGAGAGCTGGTCCGCGCTCCTGGAGGGCGTCTCCGGCGCCCGCACCCTCGAGCACGACTGGGTCGAGAAGTACCAGCTGCCGGTCACCTTCGCCGCGGAGGCGAAGGTGCGTCCCGACACGGTGCTCGAGCGTCCCATCGCCAAGCGGCTCGACCCTTCCTCCCAGTTCGCGCTCGTCGCCGCCATGGAGGCGTGGGCGGATGCCGGCAGCCCGGAGATCGAGCCGGAGAGACTCGGCGTCGACTTCGCCACCGGCATCGGCGGACTGCACACCCTTCTCGACGGGTGGGACACCCTGCGCGAGAAGGGCCCTCGCCGCGTTCTGCCGATGACCGTCCCCATGCTCATGCCCAACGCGGCGGCCGGAAACCTCTCCCTTCACTTCAACGCCCGCGCCTACGCGCGCACGGTCGCCAGCGCCTGCGCGTCGAGCACCGAGTCGATCGTCAACGCCATCGAGCACATCCGCGCCGGCTACGCCGACGTCGTGATCGCCGGCGGCACCGAGTCCGTCATCCACCCCGTGACCATCGCCGCGTTCTCCTCGATGCAGGCGCTCTCCCGTCGCAACGACGATCCGCCGACCGCCTCGCGGCCTTGCAGCGTCGACCGTGACGGGTTCGTCATGGGCGAGGGCGCGGCGGTCCTTATCCTCGAGACCGAGGAGCACGCGCGTGCGCGCGGCGCCAAGATCTACGCGGTCGCGGCCGGCGGCGGCGTCACCGCGGACTCGTACCACATCACCGCCAACGATCCCGAGGGGCTCGGCGCATCGCGCGCGGTGCGCCTGGCGCTCGAGATGGCGGGTGCCTCTGCCGACGATGTCACGCACATCAACGCGCACGCCACCTCGACGCCCGTCGGCGACCCGAACGAGTACACGGCGCTGCGGTCGGTGTTCGGCGACCGGATCGACGAGATCCCGGTGTCGGCCACCAAGGCGTCGACCGGTCACCTCCTGGGCGGCACGGGCGCGCTCGAGGCGATTTTCACGGTGCTGGCCCTGCAGGACCGCGTCGCTCCGCCGACCATCAATCTGACGACGCAGGACCCCGAGGTCCCGTTCCGCATCTCGGGCACTCCCACGCCGCTCGGAGACGGGCCGCACCTCGCGATCAGCAACTCGTTCGGCTTCGGCGGGCACAACGCGGTCGCCGCGTTCGCCTCGATCTGA
- a CDS encoding acyl carrier protein, with the protein MAFTNDEVLAGLAELITDETGISADEVALEKSFTDDLDIDSISMMTIVVNAEEKFGVTIPDDEVKNLKTVGDAVTFITSNQA; encoded by the coding sequence ATGGCATTCACCAACGACGAGGTCCTCGCCGGACTCGCGGAGCTCATCACCGACGAGACCGGGATCTCGGCCGACGAGGTCGCACTCGAGAAGTCGTTCACGGACGACCTCGACATCGACTCGATCTCGATGATGACAATCGTCGTCAACGCCGAGGAGAAGTTCGGCGTCACCATCCCCGACGACGAGGTCAAGAACCTCAAGACTGTCGGCGACGCCGTCACCTTCATCACGTCGAACCAGGCGTAA
- a CDS encoding beta-ketoacyl-ACP synthase III: protein MTRILVQPTGAAHTRIYAYGAARGEIAVPNDDLIGPIDSSDEWIRQRTGIITRTRAVPETDAIDLATDAAREAIERSGVDPSQVDAVIVATISNPKQTPSVSAIVADRVGANPAAAYDLNAACAGFAYGVAQADALIRAGAAHYAVVIGTEKLSDVVDPTDRSISFLLGDGAGAAVIGPSDSPGIGPTVWGSDGSKADAVGMNYTLTEFRDGTTPWPTLRQEGPTVFRWAVWEMVKVARQALEAAGVEATDLAAFVPHQANMRIIDEFAKQLKLPDTVLIGRDIETTGNTSAASIPLATHRLLEEHPELSGGLALQIGFGAGLVFGAQVVVLP, encoded by the coding sequence ATGACCCGCATCCTCGTCCAGCCCACCGGTGCCGCCCACACGCGCATCTACGCGTACGGCGCCGCCCGTGGCGAGATCGCCGTGCCGAACGACGACCTCATCGGTCCGATCGACTCGAGCGACGAGTGGATCCGCCAGCGCACCGGCATCATCACGCGCACGCGCGCAGTGCCCGAGACCGATGCGATCGACCTGGCGACGGATGCCGCCCGCGAGGCGATCGAGCGCTCCGGCGTCGACCCGTCGCAGGTCGACGCGGTCATCGTCGCCACCATCAGCAACCCGAAGCAGACCCCGTCGGTGTCGGCCATCGTGGCGGACCGTGTCGGCGCCAACCCCGCGGCCGCGTACGACCTGAACGCCGCATGTGCGGGGTTCGCATACGGCGTCGCCCAGGCGGACGCCCTCATCCGCGCGGGCGCCGCGCACTACGCGGTCGTCATCGGCACGGAGAAGCTCAGCGACGTCGTCGACCCGACCGACCGGAGCATCTCGTTCCTGCTCGGCGACGGCGCGGGCGCGGCGGTGATCGGCCCGAGCGACTCCCCCGGCATCGGCCCGACGGTCTGGGGCTCCGACGGCTCGAAGGCCGACGCGGTGGGCATGAACTACACGCTGACCGAGTTCCGCGACGGCACCACGCCCTGGCCGACCCTGCGCCAGGAAGGCCCGACAGTCTTCCGCTGGGCGGTGTGGGAGATGGTGAAGGTCGCCCGACAGGCTCTCGAAGCCGCAGGGGTCGAGGCGACCGACCTCGCCGCGTTCGTGCCGCACCAGGCCAACATGCGCATCATCGACGAGTTCGCCAAGCAGTTGAAGCTTCCCGACACGGTGCTGATCGGCCGCGACATCGAGACCACCGGTAACACGTCGGCGGCCTCCATCCCGCTCGCGACCCACCGCCTGCTGGAGGAGCACCCCGAGCTGAGCGGCGGTCTGGCGCTCCAGATCGGCTTCGGTGCCGGGCTCGTGTTCGGCGCGCAGGTGGTCGTGCTCCCCTGA